A stretch of DNA from Paenibacillus albus:
TTCACTGATGTCGGCGGCGAAATCGAGATTGGAGCCGAGAGCGAAGGTGGACGGATCGCCGTATTCGTTCGCGACAACGGAGCGGGCATCGACGATAAGACGTCGGACATGCTTCGCCTCGAAGAACCCTTCTCGAAGGGGGCGGTGAGCGGTGGAGATTCCGGCGATACAAGGTTCGGCTTGGCGCTAGCCCGCGAATTCGTCCGTATTCACGGCGGCGTACTGCGATTCGAGAGCGAGCCGGGCATTGGCACGACATTTACGTTTACGCTGCCGCAGGCTGCTTCAAGTAGTTATTACGGTGAAGAGGAGGACGGCGATGAAAGTCATACTGGTTGATGATGAGCCGATGATGCACCTGATCATGGGGAAAATGCTGGACAAGCTGCCGGGCATTGAGGTTGCAGGCGCATTCGTGAATACGAAGCAGGCGGCGGCTTTTCTGAATGAGAACGACGACATCGGACTTGCCTTCGTCGATATATCGATGCCGGACGAGACGGGGATGGCTTTTACCGCGAAGCTGGAGCAGGCGCGTTCACCAGTGCAGATTGTCTTCGTTACGTCCCATAAGGAATTCGCGCTGGACGCGTACGATCTCTCGGTCACGGATTATCTCGTCAAGCCGGTGTCGCAGGAGCGGCTCGCGCGAACGGTGAATCGAGCATTGGCGATTCGCACGGCACACGGATCGCTTGATGCTTCGCGAGAGACTGCTGTCTGCGCCGCGCCAAGAATGAATGTAACGACGCTTGGAGACGTGTCGATCGGCAGCGAGTCGCTTCGCGTGAAGTGGATTTCGCGCAAATGCGCCGAGCTCTTCGCCTATCTGCTGCTTCACCGGGGGAAACGAATACCGCGTTCCCGGCTGGTGGCGGATATCTTTGGCGGGATGCACCTGGAGAATGCGGTGAACTATTTGAACACGACGGTTTATCAGCTGCGCAAATCGCTTGAACCGCTGGGGCTTAGGGAAAACGTCCGTTCGGAGAATGATGGCTATGCGCTGGAGCTGCCGCAAGAAGCGTTCATTGACTACGCGGTGTTCGAGCAGCAGGTACGGAATATGCAGTCTATCGATGCCGGCAATGTGGAAGAGGCGATGCAAGCCGAACGGCTGTACACAGGCGATTTATTCGGGGACAAAGCCTATGTGTGGGCTATCCACGAGACGGAGCGATACGCCGAATTGTACGGGGCGTTCGTCATTCGAATTGCAGGCGCGCTGATCGCGATGAACGATACTTCGTCTGCGCTGAAGCTGTTATCGAAGCTGAATGAACGTAATCCGCTCGACGAGAGGGTCATTCGGCTGTTGATGGAAGTTCGTTGCGCGACAGGTGATCGCAAAGGACTGACCGCGCTTTATACCAGCTATGTGCGCTTGCTTAGCAGGGAACTCGGTATTCGCCCATCGGCGGAGCTGGCCGGGTATTATGATGAGCTGGTTGCTCGTTGAGTAAACCAATAAACAAACAGCCAAACCAGCCAAACCAGCAAAACCGGCCAAACCAGCCAAAGAGGAGTCCTACGTACCTCTCTTTAGCAGAGAACCAGCAAAACCAGTCAAAGAGGAGTCCCACGTACCTCTCTTTAGCAGAAAACTAGTAAAACCAGCCAAATAGCAGTGCGAGAATACAAGGATAAAAGAAAGGCAAAAATTTGCGAAACCCAGGCGGGGCGCGGTTTTTGTCTTTTTTTGTCCGATTCTTTCATTATTCTTTTAGTGACGGAAAGTAGAATGGGAGGATACAAGCTATAAATCCGTTGTATCGGCGGAAGGATCTATGAAAGGGGAATATGTTATGGAATTCATTAAGCTCGGTAAGCGGTCGAAGCTATTCGTTCATTGGCTCGTAATCGCGAGTCTCGTCTGCGGATTGGTGTTTCCGGGTAACGGATACGCAAACGGAACGGAGGCGGCTGTCAGTTCGTCCGCACCGACAGACATAAAGGGGCACTGGGCGGAGAGCACGCTGACCGACTGGCTCGGAAAGGGGTACATCGAAGGCTTCGACGATGGCACCGTCCGTCCGGATGCGAGCATCTCGCGGATCGAATTCGTGGCGCTCGCGAACCGGCTATTCGCCTATAAAGGCGGATCGGGTTCATCGTTCAAGGATGTGTCCGCAAGCGCGTGGTACGCATCTGACGTGTCCGTGGCCGTCCACGAGGGTTATGTCTCCGGCTT
This window harbors:
- a CDS encoding response regulator yields the protein MKVILVDDEPMMHLIMGKMLDKLPGIEVAGAFVNTKQAAAFLNENDDIGLAFVDISMPDETGMAFTAKLEQARSPVQIVFVTSHKEFALDAYDLSVTDYLVKPVSQERLARTVNRALAIRTAHGSLDASRETAVCAAPRMNVTTLGDVSIGSESLRVKWISRKCAELFAYLLLHRGKRIPRSRLVADIFGGMHLENAVNYLNTTVYQLRKSLEPLGLRENVRSENDGYALELPQEAFIDYAVFEQQVRNMQSIDAGNVEEAMQAERLYTGDLFGDKAYVWAIHETERYAELYGAFVIRIAGALIAMNDTSSALKLLSKLNERNPLDERVIRLLMEVRCATGDRKGLTALYTSYVRLLSRELGIRPSAELAGYYDELVAR